The genomic region GCTTCGGATAGCCCCGGCCTCTACGTCGGCTGCCCCATCTGGACCAACAAGGCTTGGCTGGGCTCCTATTTTCCGGCCGGCATCCGCGAGGCTGAGTACCTGCACCATTATGGCCGGCAGTTCAACAGCCTGGAGCTGAATACCACCCACTACCGCATCCCCGAGGCACCCACCGTGCGCAAGTGGCGCGACGCCGTGCCGCCGGGCTTCCGCTTCTGCCCCAAGCTGCCCCAGATCATCAGCCACGACCGGGCCTTATATAATGTCGACGACCTGACCACCACGTTCTGCCGGTCCATTGTGGAGCTGGAGGATCGGCTGGGCTGGTGCTTTCTGCAGCTGCCGCCCACCTTCGGCCCCGAGCACCTGAGCCGACTGGAGCGCTACTTGCTCGACTTCCCGGCCGAGGTGCCGCTGGCCGTGGAGCTGCGCCATCCCGCCTGGTTTGCCGATTCCGTGGCGTTTGCCGCCGTGGCGGCTATGCTGGAAGCGCTGGGCAAAACGCTGGTGATAAGCGACGTAGCCGGCCGCCGCGACGTGCTGCACATGCGCCTGACCACGCCCACCGCCTTCATCCGCTTCAACGGCCACGGCTTGGTTGCCTCCGACTACCAGCGCGCCGACGACTGGGCCGAGCGGATTGCGGGTTGGCTGCAGCAGGGCCTGCAGACCGTTTATTTCTTCGTGCACCAGAAGGATATCATGCACACGCCCCTCTGGACGCAGCACTTCCTGGGCCGCCTGCACACGCTCACGGGTTTGGGCGTCAATCCGCCGCGCATCATTCCGCAGGCAGTGCAAGGGAGTTTGTTCTAATCAGGTACATCACTCATCGGGCGGAAGGCGCTACCGAAACTCCGCTGTATTACGCTGCTTCATGAAGCATATTCCGCATCTGTTGCTGGCGTTGGCGCTGGCTTTTTCCAGTGAAGTGCAGGCCCAACTGCAGCCCGCCGAAACCCGCTGCCTGGTGCTGCCCCTGAGCCTGGCGGCGCGGGCCGCCGCCGTGCCACTGGTGGTAGAGGCGGAAGTGCTCAGCTCCCGGAGCTTCTGGGACGCCGGCCACCGTCGCATCTACACGGCGCACCAGCTGCGCGTATTCAGCACACTGAAAGGCGCGGCCCCCACCCAGCTAACGGTGCTGACGGAGGGCGGCACCGTGGGTTTCGACCGCCACCAACTCACCAACACGCTGCAACTGCGCTCCGGTGAGCAGGGCGTGCTGTTTCTGGTGCCGGCCACCTTCGCCGGCACGGCCGCCGAGGCCGGGGCGTGGGCCGTGTATGGCAGTGAGCAGGGTTTTCTGCCCTATGACCTGGCCACGGCTACAGTCGCCGACCTGTTTCAGCCGCTGGGGACTATTAACGAGGCCTTCTATCAGCGGCTGACGGCTGCTACAGGGCAGACCCGGCAGGCGGTGCAGCCCAACGCCGCCCTGGCCGCCGCCCGGCAGCGGCTGGCAGCGCCCGTAGTGGCGCGTGGGCAGGCCCCGGTAGTCAGCAGCCTGAGCCCCACCACGCTGCCGGCCGGAACGGGCGCGGTCCTCACGCTGACCGGCTCGGGGTTTGGCGCGACCCGAGGAGCCGGTTTCGTGGAGTTTCGTAATGCCGACAATGGCGGCACCTCACTGGTGAAGCCTCAGGATGCCGACTACGTCAGCTGGACCGATATGCGCATTGTGGTGCGGGTGCCGGCCCTGGGCCAGCCCGCCGCCCCGGCCGGCAGCGGCCCGGTGCGCGTCACGACCAACGACCAGCTGCAGGCCACCAGCGCCGCCTCGCTTACGGTGCCTTACGCCGTGAGCAACGTGCTGAGCACGCCCGGCAACCAGCTGGTGCGGCCTAACCATATCAGCCAGAACGGCCGCGGCGGCTACAGCTTCCGGTTTGAAACGGCCTTTGCCGCCAACACCGCTGCCGCCGCCGCCTGGAACCGGGCCCTTGCCACCTGGCGCTGCCAGACCGGCATCAACTGGGACACAGACGCGCCGCTGCGCACCAGCCGCGGAGCCGCCGAAGACGGCGAGAACAGCATCGGCTTCGACCAGGGCGGCGAGCTACCGGCGAACGTGCTGGGCCGCACCACCAGCTACTACCGCGGCTGCTTCCGGCCCGACGGGCGGCTGGTGTTCTACGTGCAGGAAATCGATATGCAGTTCGATGACGCCACCAACTGGCAGTTCGGGCCCGCGCCGGCCGTGGGCCTGCAGCTGGATTTTGAGACGGTGGCGGTGCACGAGCTGGGGCACGCGCAGCAGCTTTCGCACGTGATTCTGCCGCGGGCCATCATGCATTTTGCCGTTGCGCGCGGCCAGAACACGCGCACGCTGGTCGCCGATGACATTGCGGGCGGAAGGCTGGTGCTGCGCACGCGCAGCTTTGCGGCGCAGGGCTGCGGCCCGGCGCCTATGCTGCCGGCGCCGCTCACGGCCTTTTCGGCGGCGGCAGCTCCCACGGGTATCCTGCTGAACTGGGCCACCCGCGCCGAATGTTTTCTGAGCGGTTTTGAGGTGCAGCGAGCCCGAGGCACCGACACCACCACCTGGCAGACCTTGGCCGCCGTGCCCGCCTCGGCTGCCTACACCTACCTCGATGCGCAGCCCCAAACCGGCCTGGGCTACTACCGCCTGCGCCTGCGCCGCCCCGATGGCAGCTTCGATGCTACGGCCCCGGTGCTGGCTACCACCGATGCCGCCAGTGCCAGCCAACCCGCCGTGTTTCCGAACCCGACGGCGGGCCGGCCGCTACGGCTGCAATACCCGGCCACTACCACTGGGCGCGTGCGGGCCGAACTGTATGATGCCGTAGGTCGGCGGGTTGCCACCACGTTTCTGGAGTATCAGCCCGGCCTCAACCTGCTGCCGGTGCCTACCGAAAGCCTGAAAGCCGGCTGGTACGTGCTGCGCTACCTCGATACCGACGGCCGCACCGGCGCGCTGCCGTTTGTGCAGACCGGCGAGTAGCGGCCAGCTTCAGCGGATGGGCAGCGTGAGGGCCACCGTGCCCGGCCCTATCTGCAGCCCACTCAGCAGCGGATATAGGCTCCGGGAGGCGTGGCGATGGTGGGCCGCAAACATCAGCCCATCGAATGCCAGCAGAAAGCCGCCCTGCAGCAGCAACGACTGGCCGTAGCCGCGCAGCTGCTGCTGGCGGCGCACGGTGGGGCGGGAGGCGGCCCGCTCCCGCAGATACAGACCCGTCGCCAGGTAGGCCACGTCGAGGCCGGCGTTGAAGAGGTACAGGTTTTCGGTGCGTAGCTGGGTGCGAACCAGCGTGGGCCGATCGGTGGCGGCGGCGGGCGGGCGGCGCGTGGCCCACAGCGAGGTGCCAGCCAGCGCTAGGTTTACCACGCCCCAGCCCACGTTCATCTGATGGAAGTATTTCTCGCGGCCTTCAGTGGCGAAGTAGCGGGCCCCGCTCACGCCCACATTGCCCAAAGCCCAGCCTCCCAGCACCAGCATGCCGTGCTGGTCCAGCAAGGTGCGTTGGGCCTGAAACTCGGTGGCAGGAGAAGGGAGCTGCTGCGCCGCCAGCCCATTAGCAGCCAGCAGACATAACGCAAGAGAGGACAGGCGGCGCAGCATAAGAGAATGAGTTGGTAGCGACGATTACCGCTCCAGCAGCATCGCCCCGAAGGAATAGCCGCCTCCGAATACCGTGATAATAACCCGGTTGCCAGGCTGCAGGAGCGGCCAGGTGTCGCCGAGGCCGATGGCGGCGCCGGCGCAACCCGTATTGCCCAGGTGTTCAATGTTGGACACGGCCCGCTCGGGCGGCAAACCCAACTGCTGCAGCACGTTTTTGGTGATGCGCAGGTTGGCTTGGTGCGGAATCAGGTAGTCGAGGCTGTCGAGGCCCAGGTGCTGGCGCTCTAGCAGCTGGCGGGTCACGCGGGCCATGTACTGGCAGGCGTAGGTGAAAACGTCGCGGCCGTGGGGCATCACAATGCCGCGCTCCACGGGCTTCAGCGTTACGGCTTCGTCGGCCTTGCCGGCCACGGCGGCGCCACCGGTCAGCACTTCTACCACACGCAGGTCGGTAGGAGCGAGGCGCTCTTTGGTGAGCAGCAGGGCTGAGGCGCCGTCGCCCCAGAGGTGGCCGGCCACGGTGTCGCTCTCGTTGTTGTAGGCGGTGTTGTGCTCGCTCACTACCACCACGGCGCGGCTGGCCTTGCCCATGGCGAAGTAGCCTTCCACAATCTCAATGGCGTTGAGCAGCGACGAGCACGCCGACGAAATGCTCACCACCGGAATGTCGTTGATACCCAGGTCGCGCTGCACGGCGTGGGCCAGCGTGTAGATGGTGTCGTGCGGGGTGTAGGTGGCGCCCACGATGAGGTTGAGGTCGGCTACCGGAAAGGCCGGGGCCTGAGCCAGCACGCGGCGGGTGGCCTCAATGGCCATGGTGTTGGTGTTTTCGCCGGGGCCGGCCTTGCGCCGTTCCCGAATGCCGGTGCGCTCAATGATCCAGTCGGCAGAGAGGCCGTTGAGATTGGTAAAATGCTCGTTGGTAACGACTTGCTCCGGCAGATAGGATGCCACCTGGTGAATGTACACGGAAGGAAAGCGAATGAGTTGGCCTTAAAAATACGGCAATGTACGCTGAGCAGCCACGGCTGGCCGTCAAATTAGCCGCTGTGGCCCGTACTTTGCACGGAGCTTGCGCATTCCAACGCCCACAGAACAGGCTCCGTTCGTTCCGCTTCGTTACAAGATTATGCTATTTCGCTTTCGTCGTCGCTGCCTGCTGCCCCTGCTGGGGGCAATTCTGCTAGCTGCCAGTCCGGTTGCTGCCCAGAAGTACCGCACGGCGGCCGGCCTGCGCCTCAGTCCCGGCCAATACGGCCTCACGGTGCAGCAAAAGTTTCTGCCCGGCGCTACCCTCGAAGGGCTGGCGCTGGCCGGCACCCGCGAGGTAAGCGCCACGGTGCTGGCCGAGCGACACTTCGGGATTCTGGGGCCCAGCCTCAACTACTACCTCGGGGCCGGCGGCCACGTTGGCAACCACAAGGATACCGGCACGTTCGGGGGCGTTGATGGCATCGTGGGCGTAGAGTACAAAGTGGCCCTGACGCGTTTGGTTATCTCTGCCGATTTCAAGCCCAGCATCGAGTTCGGCTCCGACGACTGGGCCCGCTTTCCCACGGCCTTCTCCGTGCGCTACATCCTGATCAAGGAGAAGAAAACCGGCCTGCTCGACGGCGTATTCGGCGGCGGTAAAGACAAGTCGAATGCCAAGGACAAGCCCCGCAACTCCGGCCGCCGCGGCCTGTTCGACTGGTAGCGGCGTAGCTGGAAGTAGTAGGGCGGTGGTCGTGCTGAGTTTGCTGACTTCCGGCTCCGCGCTAAAACAGAATCAGCCCGCCCAACGCTACCAGCATCAGGGCCAGGCTCAGCGTAAAGCCGTAGCTGCCGCCCAGGAGCAGGGATTTCAGCACCGTTTTCAGCCAGCTTTGCTGGTAGAAGTTGCGGAGTGCCACCACAAAATACACGGCCGGTATCAGCAGTACATAATCTTCGGCCCAGGCCATGAAGCTGAGCTTGCTGAGCAGCAGCGCCACCCCGAAATACACGAACAGAAAGCAGTGCACGTGCACCGTGAAGATGAGGTGGCTGATGTAGTGGCGGTGCTGCCGGAAGTACACGCCCTTGAGCAATAGCGCAGCCAGCGGCATAATCAGGAAAATGAGCAGCGACAGGCCGCGCAGGATCTGGTGCATGGCCTCGGCACTCGTGACGTGGTGCCAGCGTACGGTCCGCTTCACGCCCAGCCGGTTCCAGAAACCGGGCGTGGCGCCCTTGCTGCGCAGCACGGAATCTACCTGCGCCTGCGTGATGTCCTCGGGCAGCTTCGCCACCTCTTCTTCCTTGATTTTCACGCCCATCACCGAAACGTTGAAGCCGGTATCGGCATTCCCGGGGGCGGCCGAATCCGGACGGGCGGTGCCGGGCAAGTAGGCCAGTACCGGTTGCCGGCCGGCTCGCAGGCGCTGGCGCACCGAATCGGCGAGGAGGCGCCGCAGACTGTCGCGGCGGGCGGGCGTGGGGGCCTGCGCTATGGCTTGCAGTAGTTGCTGCTCCTGCTGCCGGGCAGAGTCGTTGGCGCTTTCCGTGAGGTTGGCGGCCCGCCGGGCGAACAGCTGCATCGGCCGCTCCTGGCCGTGCTCGGGCTTGGTAGCCGACGAAAGGAGCAGGAAGAACACGAAGCTCAGAAACACATAAAGCCGCACCGGCGGCACGTAGGGCATGCGCCGGCCTTCCAGAAACTGCCGCGTGAGCACGCCTGGCCGGAACAGCAACAGGCCTGCCGTGCGAAACACTTTGCCATCGAAGTGGAAAAGGCCTTCCAGGGTTTCCTCTACTAGGTGGCCGAAGGAGATATTGACCTCATGGTTTTGCTGGCCGCAGCGCGGGCAGAACTCCGCCGGAGCGTCGGGCGGAAACGAGTAGCCGCAGTTTGCGCAGGCAGGTAGATGAGTAGCGTGGTGCGCCATTGGAGGATGAAGGGGCTGCACCGAAGCCGAAAACGGTGCGTCGGCGCAAGTAAGCATTTTCCGGCCTGCACATCCAAGGCGTGTAGGAAGGCTATGCGGCGGCGGCGGCCCGAACTGCCTAGAGGCGCGCGCAAATTTGTGGCGGCCGTGTTGCCTACTACCAGTTGCGTGAGCATTCGCCCCAACAGAGGGCCACCAACACAAAGTTTGTACGGCGAGTATTACCAAGGATATTTCGGGGACGATCCGGCGTACTTCACCGCCAACCGGCCCGGGCTGGTGCGCCTGAAAAGCCACCTTAACTTCGACACCGATGCCAGCTGGGGCGACCTGACTGCTGTGGGCAAGTAATGCCGGCCAGTTTTTTCTGCTCGGAGGGCAGCGGCCGGCCCCTGAGCGTGCGGGCGCCAGCCCGGCAGGTGAGCCTGCTGGTTGCCTCCAACCCCAGCAAAGGCACTTTCGGCATCCTCATCAAGTAGCAGCAGCCCGGCAAGGGCATCCTGCAACTGCTGGATATACACGGCCGCCTCTGCTACCAGACTGACCTGCCGAGTGCCGCCGAGCAGCAAGTGCAACTACAGCTGCCCAACCTGGCAACCGGCGTTTATCTGCTGCGTCTCACCACTGAAAGCGGCACCGCCACGCACAAAGTAGTGGTGGAATGACGGACTGGCACAGCCAGAAAAACAGGCGGGGCCGACGACCGGGTAACGGGGGAATATTCCCGCGCACCGGTTGTCGGCCCCGCCTGTTTTTCCGGGTTGGTCCGCTACTCCTTGCGCACCCGGCCGGAGCCGGCAATCTTGCTGCTGACGGTGGCGCCGCCCCGCACGTACACGTCGCCGGAGCCGGCAATGCTGGCTTCCAGCGTGCGGCTGGCGTAGAGGCGGCCGGTGCCGGAGCCGCTGATGCGGATGGCGCTGGCTTCGGTGCGCAGCTCGGAGGCGCGCACGTTGCCGGAGCCGCTGATGCGGGCCTCATGCTGCGGGCAGAGGCCGGCCACCAGTATTTCGCCCGAGCCCGACACCGCCGATTTCAACTCGCTGGCTGTGAGCTGGGGCAGCAGAATTCTGCCCGAGCCGCTGACCGCCAACGACAGCCGGGAAACCTTCACGGCCTCTTCGGCTTTGATCTGGCCGGAACCGCTCACGCCCAGCTCTGCAATGTCGGGCATGGTCACGTAGACCGTCACCGGGCCTTCGAGGTTGTCGCTCGACCACATTTTGCCGGTTTGCTGCTTGGTGCTGATGCGCAGGCGGCCGCCTTCCACCACGGTTTCGATGCGGGCCAGATCGGCGGTGGCAGCTTCCACTTCCACGCGCTGCGGGCTGCCCTGCCGCAACACCACTTTGGCCGAATTAGACAAACCCAGTTGGGTGAAGGCGGCCACCGCACGCACTTCGCGGCCGGGGGCGGCCAGTAGCAGCGCCGGCAGCACCAGCGCCAGCAGCATCGTCAGGGAAAAGTAACGGAAGGTTTTCATAAGCGCACGAGGCTGAAAGTGAAACATCTGGCCGGAAAGATGGATGGCGCATCGCAACGGTTGCCTGGAGCCGTGCGGGCGTTGAAAAATAATTAGTGACCCGGCGGATAGGGGCGGGCCGGTGTGTCGTGCGGGCCATGGTGGCGGGCCGGTGTGCCCGGCTGCTCGTGGCACTGCCATAAAAAAACACCGCTCTCCAGGCAGCCGGAGGCGCTGTTTTTTGTGCAGCTTTGGGCAGCGGGCCGCGCTGCACCAACGCGCTGCCTGCCTGACCCAGCTATGCATCCGCACGAACAGCTTCTGCACCGCTTCTACCAGGCCTTCCAGCGCCGTGACCATGCCGCCATGGCCGCCTGCTACCACCCCCAAGCTACCTTCGAGGATGCTGCGTTTCAGTTGCAGGGCGCCGACGTTGGGAAGATGTGGCGCATGCTCTGTGAGCGGGGCAAAGACCTGCGCCTCGCCTATAACGACATCAGCGCCGACGACCAGCACGGGGCCGCCACCTGGGATGCCCGCTACACGTTCTCGCAGACCGGCCGGGCGGTGCACAACCATATCCGCGCCCGCTTTACGTTCCAGGATGGCCTCATCCTCACGCACCATGACGAGTTCAGCTTCTGGCGCTGGTCGAGGCAGGCGCTGGGGCCGGTGGGCTGGCTGCTGGGCTGGTCGGGGTTTCTGCAGAACAAGGTGCGCAAATCGGCCGCGCAGGGGCTGGCGTCGTACCGGCCGCAGCTGAGCCAGTAACCAGAACGTCATTCCGAGCGAAGGCGAAGCCGTAGTCGAGGAATCTCGCGTGCTGAGGTTGTAGTAGCATTATTTACTACACTAGCGAGATTCCTCGACTACGGCTTCGCCTTCGCTCGGAATGACGTTCTACTCTTTTTCTCTCAACTACCGCGCTTACCAAATCGTCACACGGGCGGAGTCGGGGCGGTAGAGCTTGTCGGTGGGCTTCACGTTGAAGGCCTCGTAGAAAGCCGGCACGTCGGCGAAGGGGCCGTTGACGCGGTAGCTGGCCGGTGAGTGCACATCGGTGAGGATGCGCTGGGCTAGTACTTCGTCGCGCTGGTGGTTCTGCCAGCCCAAGGCGTAGCCCAGGAAGTAGCGCTGCGTGGGCGTCAGGCCCCCGATTTTCTCGTTTTTCTTGTACTGCTCGGTTTTCTTGAAGGCATCGAAGGCAATGACGATGCCGCCCAGATCGGCAATGTTTTCGCCGGCCGTGGCTTTGCCGTTGATGTGCAGCGAGTCGAGCACTGTGTAGCCATTGAACTGGCGCACGATGCCGTTCACGCGCTGCTGGAAGGCGGCCCGGTCTTTCTTGCTCCACCAGTTGCGCAGGTTGCCGTTCTCATCGAACTGGCTGCCCTCGTCGTCGAAGCCGTGGGTCAGCTCGTGGCCGATGGTGCTGGCTCCCGCGTAGCCGTAGATGATGGCGTCGTCGGCGTCGGCGTCCTTGAGGCCGGGCACCGCGAAGATGGCGGCCGGCAACACGATTTCGTTGTTGCTGGGGTTGTAGTAGGCGTTATAGGTCTGCGGCGTCATGCTCCACTCGGTGCGGTCGACGGGCTTGCCCAGCTTGCTGAGCTCGTAGCGGTAGCGCCACTGGTTGGCGCGCATCATGTTGGCCGCGTAGGAGTCGCGCTTGATGTCCAGGGCCGAGTAGTCGCGCCATTTGGCGGGGTAGCCCACCTTCGGGGTGATTTTGGTGAGCTTCACCAGGGCTTTCTGCTTGGTGGAGTCGCTCATCCAGTCCAGGGCCTGAATATGCTCGCGGAAGGAGGCCACCACGTTCGTGGTCAGCTTTTCGTAGCGGGCCTTGGTTTCGGGCGTGAAATACTCTTTCACAAACAGCTGGCCCAGGGCCTCGCCCATGGCGCTTTCCTCGTCGTCGAGCACGCGCTTCCAGCGGGGACGCTGCTCTTTGCGGCCCTGCAGCACGGTGCCGTAGAAGCGGAAGTTCTCGTTGTCGAAGGGCGCGCTCAGGCGCTCGGCGTAGGTGTGCAGCAGCTGCCATTGCAGGTAGGCGCGCCAGTCTTCCACGGGGGCCGTGCGCAGCAGGCGGGCGGCTTCGCGGTAGAACTCCGGCTGGCCCACAATCACCGTATCCACATTGGCCATGCCGGCCTGCGTGAACCAGGTTTTCCAGTCGAGGCCGGGCGTGAGCTGGTTGAGCTGGGCCAGGGTCATCTTGTTGTAGTTGGCGTACGGGTCGCGCAGGGCTTCCAGCTTGCGCGAGGCCCCAGCCAGGGCCGTTTCCAGCTTCACCACCTGGACGCTGTGGCGCTGGGCGGTGGCGGCGTCTTCGCCCATCAGCCCCAGCATCTTGGCCACGTGCGTGCCGTACTCTTTGCGGATGTTGGCGGTGCGGGCGTCCTTGTTGAAGTAGTAGTCGCGGTTGGGCAAGCCCAGGCCGGCCTGGTACAGATACAGCGCCATCTTCTCGCTGTTTTTAGCGTCCTGCGCCACGTAGGGGCCCACCAGCGCATTCACGTTCAGCGGAATCAGGCGGGCCATGGCGGCCTGCACATCGGCGGGCGTGCGCAGGGCGGCCAGGCGGTCCAGCTCGGCTTTGAGCGGCGCCAGGCCCTGCTGGTCGATGGCCACGGAGTCCATGCCGGTGGCCCAGAAGTCGCCGATTTTCTGCTGGGTGGTGCCGGCGGCGGCGTTGGCTTTGGCGGCTTCCTGGTTGAGGGCGCGCAGGCGGGCATACACCTCGTTCTGTACTTCCTTTCCAATGCCCCAGCTGCTTTCTGAGGCCGGAATGGGGTGCTGCTTCAGCCAGCCGCCGTTGGCGTACTGAAAGAAGTCGTCGCCGGGGCGCACGGTGGTGTCGAGGTTGGCTTGCAGCAGGTCGGGCTGGGCGCTGCCCGATTTGGTGCCGGAGTTGCAGCCGGCCAGGGCCAGCAGCAGGGCCGGGGCGGCCAGCCAGCGGCGCGAAGAGGAAAGGAGGGTCATGAATAACGAGGGTTGAAATCAATTGCGGACGCAACCTAACAGTTCTGCCAAAGACCTGTTAGGTTGCAGCTATGCCAACAAAATTTCTGCTGCTGCTCAACTTCGCGCTGGCCGCCTACCTCACGGGCCTCATCTGGACGGTGCAGCTCGTGCATTATCCCGGTTTCGCCTACGTGGCACCCGAGAAGTTCGCAGCCTTCCACCAGCACCACACCCGCAACATGAGCTTCGTGGTACTGGCGCCGATGGTGCTGGAGCTGGGGCTGGCCGCGTGGCTGGGCTGGCAGGGCCGCAGCGCGCTGGGCGCGGCCGGCTGGTGGGCGCTGGCGCTGGTACTGCTCATCTGGGCGGCCACGTTCTTCATCTCCGTACCATTCCACAACCGCCTCGCCGCCGACGGCTACAGCTACGTCACCATCGACGGGCTGGTGCGCACCAACTGGATCCGCACCGTGGCCTGGACCCTGCGCAGCGGCCTGCTGGGCTGGCTGCTCTGGAAAATATTGTAGCGCGAAGCCTTTGCTTCGCGTATCGTTGCATAGTGGGGCGGCGCGGGCGTCCCAGGGCTGAAGCCCTGGGCTAGTCAGCGGAACGGCCAACGGACCATAGAAGCCTTCCGAGTCGCAGGGCTGAAGCCCTGGGCTAGTCAGCGGAACAGCCAACGAACCATAGCGGCCCTCCGTAGCCCAGGGCTTCAGCCCTGGGGCACCCACGCCGCCCCAACAGCACACCAGTCATCAACTCATCAGCACCTCAACCCATGCTGCCTGCCGCCGCCGACTTCCTGCCCGAACTCCAGTTCCAGACCAGCCGCAGCAGCGGGCCCGGCGGGCAGAACGTGAACAAGGTGGAAAGCCGCGTGGAGCTGCGCTTCCGACTGCTGGAGTCGCAGCTGCTCACCGACGAGCAGAAGCAGACGCTGCAGCAGAAGCTGGCCTCCAAGCTCACGTTGGAGGGCGAGCTGCTGGTGGTGGCGCAGGAAGACCGCAGCCAGCTGCGCAACAAGGAAACCGCGCTGCAGAAGTTTCATGAGCTGCTAACCAAAGCCCTGCACAAGCCCAAAGCGCGCAAAGCCACCAAGCCCAGCAAAGGCGCCGTGCGCCAGCGCCTGGAGTCCAAGAAGAAGCACGGCGACAAGAAAACCAACCGCGGCCGGGTGGATTTTTAGTTGTCAGTTGCTAGTTGTCAGTTGTTAGTGCTTTTATAATTTGATCAGGTTGAGCACTGACAACTGACAACTGACAACTAAGCACTAACAACTAATCATCTCAGATCCAGCCTTTGCGCTTGAACCACACGTAAATCCCCACCGAAATAACCACCATCGACAGGATGGAAACCGGGTAGCCCAGTTTCCAGGTCAGCTCGGGCATGTAGTTGAAATTCATGCCGTAGATGCCGGCAATGAAGGTGAGGGGCAGGAAAAACGCCGAAAACACCGTCAGTACCCGCATGGCCTCGTTGGTGCGCTGCGACGAGAGCGAGAGGTACAGGTTCATGAGGTTGGTGGCGCCGCCGTCGAGCTGTTGGTACATGGTTTCCACCTTCACCTGCAGGTCCTGGGTGTCCTGCAGCAGCGTATCGTCCGTGACGGAGGTGGCAAGCTGCCGGCGCAGCATCGTCAGGATGTCGCGCGTGAGGA from Hymenobacter canadensis harbors:
- a CDS encoding DUF72 domain-containing protein, whose protein sequence is MDFGRLSDLRYVDFRLPPDHPDTAALLARVPASDSPGLYVGCPIWTNKAWLGSYFPAGIREAEYLHHYGRQFNSLELNTTHYRIPEAPTVRKWRDAVPPGFRFCPKLPQIISHDRALYNVDDLTTTFCRSIVELEDRLGWCFLQLPPTFGPEHLSRLERYLLDFPAEVPLAVELRHPAWFADSVAFAAVAAMLEALGKTLVISDVAGRRDVLHMRLTTPTAFIRFNGHGLVASDYQRADDWAERIAGWLQQGLQTVYFFVHQKDIMHTPLWTQHFLGRLHTLTGLGVNPPRIIPQAVQGSLF
- a CDS encoding matrixin family metalloprotease translates to MKHIPHLLLALALAFSSEVQAQLQPAETRCLVLPLSLAARAAAVPLVVEAEVLSSRSFWDAGHRRIYTAHQLRVFSTLKGAAPTQLTVLTEGGTVGFDRHQLTNTLQLRSGEQGVLFLVPATFAGTAAEAGAWAVYGSEQGFLPYDLATATVADLFQPLGTINEAFYQRLTAATGQTRQAVQPNAALAAARQRLAAPVVARGQAPVVSSLSPTTLPAGTGAVLTLTGSGFGATRGAGFVEFRNADNGGTSLVKPQDADYVSWTDMRIVVRVPALGQPAAPAGSGPVRVTTNDQLQATSAASLTVPYAVSNVLSTPGNQLVRPNHISQNGRGGYSFRFETAFAANTAAAAAWNRALATWRCQTGINWDTDAPLRTSRGAAEDGENSIGFDQGGELPANVLGRTTSYYRGCFRPDGRLVFYVQEIDMQFDDATNWQFGPAPAVGLQLDFETVAVHELGHAQQLSHVILPRAIMHFAVARGQNTRTLVADDIAGGRLVLRTRSFAAQGCGPAPMLPAPLTAFSAAAAPTGILLNWATRAECFLSGFEVQRARGTDTTTWQTLAAVPASAAYTYLDAQPQTGLGYYRLRLRRPDGSFDATAPVLATTDAASASQPAVFPNPTAGRPLRLQYPATTTGRVRAELYDAVGRRVATTFLEYQPGLNLLPVPTESLKAGWYVLRYLDTDGRTGALPFVQTGE
- a CDS encoding DUF6992 family protein, encoding MLRRLSSLALCLLAANGLAAQQLPSPATEFQAQRTLLDQHGMLVLGGWALGNVGVSGARYFATEGREKYFHQMNVGWGVVNLALAGTSLWATRRPPAAATDRPTLVRTQLRTENLYLFNAGLDVAYLATGLYLRERAASRPTVRRQQQLRGYGQSLLLQGGFLLAFDGLMFAAHHRHASRSLYPLLSGLQIGPGTVALTLPIR
- a CDS encoding 3-oxoacyl-ACP synthase III family protein; its protein translation is MYIHQVASYLPEQVVTNEHFTNLNGLSADWIIERTGIRERRKAGPGENTNTMAIEATRRVLAQAPAFPVADLNLIVGATYTPHDTIYTLAHAVQRDLGINDIPVVSISSACSSLLNAIEIVEGYFAMGKASRAVVVVSEHNTAYNNESDTVAGHLWGDGASALLLTKERLAPTDLRVVEVLTGGAAVAGKADEAVTLKPVERGIVMPHGRDVFTYACQYMARVTRQLLERQHLGLDSLDYLIPHQANLRITKNVLQQLGLPPERAVSNIEHLGNTGCAGAAIGLGDTWPLLQPGNRVIITVFGGGYSFGAMLLER
- a CDS encoding DUF3667 domain-containing protein, with product MAHHATHLPACANCGYSFPPDAPAEFCPRCGQQNHEVNISFGHLVEETLEGLFHFDGKVFRTAGLLLFRPGVLTRQFLEGRRMPYVPPVRLYVFLSFVFFLLLSSATKPEHGQERPMQLFARRAANLTESANDSARQQEQQLLQAIAQAPTPARRDSLRRLLADSVRQRLRAGRQPVLAYLPGTARPDSAAPGNADTGFNVSVMGVKIKEEEVAKLPEDITQAQVDSVLRSKGATPGFWNRLGVKRTVRWHHVTSAEAMHQILRGLSLLIFLIMPLAALLLKGVYFRQHRHYISHLIFTVHVHCFLFVYFGVALLLSKLSFMAWAEDYVLLIPAVYFVVALRNFYQQSWLKTVLKSLLLGGSYGFTLSLALMLVALGGLILF
- a CDS encoding T9SS type A sorting domain-containing protein, translated to MPSAAEQQVQLQLPNLATGVYLLRLTTESGTATHKVVVE
- a CDS encoding head GIN domain-containing protein, coding for MKTFRYFSLTMLLALVLPALLLAAPGREVRAVAAFTQLGLSNSAKVVLRQGSPQRVEVEAATADLARIETVVEGGRLRISTKQQTGKMWSSDNLEGPVTVYVTMPDIAELGVSGSGQIKAEEAVKVSRLSLAVSGSGRILLPQLTASELKSAVSGSGEILVAGLCPQHEARISGSGNVRASELRTEASAIRISGSGTGRLYASRTLEASIAGSGDVYVRGGATVSSKIAGSGRVRKE
- a CDS encoding nuclear transport factor 2 family protein, producing MHPHEQLLHRFYQAFQRRDHAAMAACYHPQATFEDAAFQLQGADVGKMWRMLCERGKDLRLAYNDISADDQHGAATWDARYTFSQTGRAVHNHIRARFTFQDGLILTHHDEFSFWRWSRQALGPVGWLLGWSGFLQNKVRKSAAQGLASYRPQLSQ